The following proteins are encoded in a genomic region of Arachis ipaensis cultivar K30076 chromosome B02, Araip1.1, whole genome shotgun sequence:
- the LOC107626455 gene encoding phosphatidylinositol 4-phosphate 5-kinase 9, with the protein MSGPVATVDNLDGAVISAERTKSLDAISEVDVSSLLRNGESSGHSSEIVGFRVGEILLPNGESYSGSLLGNMPEGRGKYVWSDGCVYDGEWRRGMRNGNGRLQWPSGTVYEGEFSGGYIHGTGTYIGSDSLTYKGRWRLNLKHGLGYQVYPNGDIFEGSWIQGTPEGPGKYTWANGNVYLGNMKGGKMSGKGTLTWINGDSFEGSWLDGMMHGLGVYTWSDGGCYVGTWTRGLKDGKGTFYPKGSCLPSAQEVYLNALRKRGLLPDLRRQKQAHIHHASSVDMGNVKVSGDNQSSSLVSSDKLAKGSLLNIEQSRSKNISLERRWSLEVSIEKVIAHDSTDSILEGSEKIPILEREYMQGVLISEVVLNNSFSNMSRRAKRLQKKLAREIKRPGEAIIKGHRSYDLMLSLQLGIRYTVGKITPIQRREVRASDFGPRASFWMNFPKEGSQLTPPHQSDDFKWKDYCPMVFRNLRELFKIDAADYMMSICGNDALRELSSPGKSGSVFFLSQDDRFMIKTLRRSEVKVLLRMLPDYHHHVKSYDNTLITKFFGLHRIIPSSGQKFRFVVMGNMFCTELRIHRRFDLKGSSLLNYCFYLEPSWRQSLLKQIEIDSKFLEAQHIMDYSLLLGVHYRAPQHFRPLTSYNRSITADGLASLAEEDPLEDEVSSYPQGLVLVPRGSDDNSVVVGSHIRGSRLRASAAGDEEVDLLLPGTARLQIQLGVNMPARAEQIPGKEEMQTFHEAYDVVLYLGIIDILQDYNMSKKIEHAYKSIQFDSISISAVDPGFYSRRFLDFIQKVFPPNESLAG; encoded by the exons ATGTCTGGCCCTGTGGCCACAGTTGATAATTTGGATGGAGCAGTTATCTCTGCAGAGAGAACAAAGTCTCTTGATGCCATTTCCGAGGTAGACGTGTCGTCCTTATTGAGAAACGGCGAAAGCAGTGGTCATTCATCTGAGATAGTTGGGTTTAGAGTTGGGGAAATCTTGCTTCCTAATGGAGAGTCATATTCCGGGTCCCTTCTCGGCAACATGCCGGAGGGTAGGGGTAAGTATGTATGGTCAGATGGATGTGTATATGATGGTGAGTGGAGAAGGGGGATGAGGAATGGAAATGGAAGGTTACAATGGCCTTCTGGCACGGTTTATGAGGGCGAATTCTCTGGTGGCTATATCCATGGTACAGGAACATATATTGGTTCGGATAGTCTTACCTACAAAGGGCGGTGGCGATTGAATCTTAAGCATGGACTTGGTTATCAAGTTTATCCTAATGGAGATATCTTTGAAGGGTCTTGGATCCAAGGAACGCCAGAGGGGCCGGGGAAGTATACTTGGGCGAATGGGAATGTCTATTTAGGGAATATGAAAGGTGGGAAAATGTCAGGGAAAGGAACTTTGACATGGATCAATGGAGACTCATTTGAAGGAAGCTGGTTGGATGGTATGATGCATGGTCTTGGAGTTTATACTTGGAGTGACGGCGGCTGCTATGTTGGGACCTGGACGAGAGGTTTGAAAGACGGCAAAGGAACGTTTTATCCGAAAGGTAGCTGTCTTCCGTCGGCACAAGAGGTTTATCTGAATGCCTTGAGGAAAAGAGGACTATTGCCGGATTTGAGGAGGCAGAAACAGGCTCATATTCATCATGCTTCTTCGGTTGATATGGGAAATGTCAAGGTCAGTGGTGATAATCAGAGTTCTAGCCTTGTTTCGTCCGATAAGCTTGCCAAAGGGAGTCTATTAAACATTGAACAATCGCGCAGCAAGAATATCTCTCTCGAAAGGCGATGGAGTCTTGAGGTGTCTATTGAGAAAGTAATAGCCCATGATTCAACAGATTCTATATTGGAAGGTAGTGAAAAGATCCCCATTTTGGAGCGCGAGTATATGCAAGGTGTATTAATAAGTGAGGTAGTTTTAAATAACAGCTTTTCAAATATGTCTAGAAGGGCAAAACGGCTGCAGAAGAAGCTCGCCAGAGAGATTAAAAGACCTGGTGAAGCCATCATTAAAGGTCACCGGAGCTATGATCTGATGCTTAGTCTGCAGCTTGGAATAAG GTATACTGTGGGAAAGATTACCCCGATACAGAGGCGAGAAGTTCGAGCATCGGATTTCGGTCCTAGAGCAAGTTTTTGGATGAATTTTCCTAAAGAAGGTTCTCAGCTAACTCCTCCTCATCAATCTGATGACTTCAAATGGAAAGATTATTGCCCAATGGTGTTCAG AAACTTGAGAGAGTTGTTCAAGATTGATGCTGCTGACTATATGATGTCGATTTGCGGAAACGATGCTCTGAGGGAACTATCATCTCCGGGGAAAAGTGGTAGTGTCTTTTTCCTGTCTCAGGATGATCGTTTCATGATCAAGACGCTTCGAAGATCTGAAGTAAAG GTTCTTCTAAGAATGCTTCCGGACTATCATCATCACGTGAAGTCATACGATAATACCCTCATCACGAAATTCTTCGGTCTGCACCGGATTATACCTTCGAGTGGTCAAAAG TTTCGCTTTGTTGTGATGGGAAATATGTTTTGTACAGAGCTAAGGATCCATAGGAGATTCGATTTGAAAGGTTCATCCCTCCTCAACTACTGCTTCTATTTGGAACCTTCTTGGCGCCAGTCATTGCTAAA GCAGATTGAGATCGACAGCAAGTTCTTGGAAGCACAGCATATAATGGATTACAGCCTTCTACTCGGCGTTCATTATCGAGCTCCACAGCATTTCCGTCCTCTCACATCATACAACCGTAGCATAACTGCTGATGGATTAGCAAGTCTTGCTGAGGAAG ATCCTCTAGAGGATGAAGTATCAAGCTATCCGCAAGGCCTTGTTTTGGTCCCTAGGGGATCAGATGATAACAGTGTTGTTGTAGGATCACACATCAGAGGTAGTCGACTGCGCGCTTCGGCTGCCGGCGATGAGGAGGTGGATCTGCTTCTTCCAGGCACAGCAAG ACTACAAATCCAGTTAGGAGTAAACATGCCAGCAAGGGCAGAGCAAATTCCAGGAAAGGAAGAGATGCAAACATTTCATGAGGCTTATGATGTGGTGCTCTACCTGGGAATAATTGACATTTTACAGGACTACAACATGTCCAAGAAAATTGAACATGCCTACAAATCGATTCAGTTCGATTCGATTTCAATCTCGGCCGTTGATCCCGGATTCTACTCCCGTCGCTTCTTGGACTTCATTCAGAAAGTGTTCCCACCAAATGAATCTCTAGCTGGTTGA